From Streptomyces zhihengii, the proteins below share one genomic window:
- a CDS encoding class F sortase, which yields MTAKVKGWGLVLAVCAGLWLVQNGSRDVTPPMPSAAEAFAAGPNTHTDAAADPLPASKPLRLRIPEIDVDTPVTGLGLERDGSLEVPPDGDRNLAGWFRDGTAPGARGTAIVAGHVDNAKGPAVFYSLGALKKGNRVEIAREDGRTAVFTIDAVEVYEADAFPDTKVYGPSRRAELRVITCGGGFSEKTGYQGNVVAYGHLIGVRQGGGGPREGGDGGEGGGGVREDAGRPV from the coding sequence ATGACCGCCAAGGTCAAGGGCTGGGGCCTGGTCCTCGCCGTGTGCGCGGGCCTGTGGCTGGTGCAGAACGGCTCGCGGGACGTCACCCCGCCCATGCCGTCGGCCGCCGAGGCGTTCGCGGCCGGTCCGAACACGCACACCGACGCCGCCGCGGACCCGCTGCCCGCGTCGAAGCCGCTGCGGCTGCGCATCCCCGAGATCGACGTGGACACCCCGGTGACCGGTCTCGGCCTGGAGCGTGACGGCAGCCTGGAGGTCCCCCCGGACGGCGACCGCAATCTGGCGGGCTGGTTCCGGGACGGCACGGCTCCGGGCGCCAGGGGGACGGCGATCGTCGCCGGTCATGTCGACAACGCGAAGGGGCCCGCGGTCTTCTACAGCCTGGGCGCGCTGAAGAAGGGCAACCGGGTCGAGATCGCGCGCGAGGACGGCCGGACCGCCGTCTTCACCATCGACGCCGTCGAGGTCTACGAGGCCGACGCCTTCCCCGACACGAAGGTGTACGGGCCGAGCCGGCGGGCCGAACTGCGGGTGATCACCTGCGGCGGCGGCTTCTCCGAGAAGACCGGCTACCAGGGCAACGTCGTGGCGTACGGGCACCTCATCGGGGTGCGCCAGGGCGGCGGCGGGCCGCGCGAGGGCGGTGATGGGGGCGAGGGCGGCGGTGGGGTGCGCGAGGACGCCGGACGGCCGGTCTAG
- a CDS encoding NADPH-dependent FMN reductase yields the protein MNTTTPAQAPLKLAVVLASNREGRFGPVVADWFLSRAALRDDFAVDFIDLGETELPSALSYRPGPEVRAVLDKVTPVLDGADAYVVLTPEYNHSFPAVLKSLIDWHYGEWQAKPVGFVSYGGMSGGLRAVEQLRQVFAEMHAVTVRDTVSFHNAGAHFDDEGNHRDPAGPDAAAKTMLDQLAWWASALRGAKAVHPYGA from the coding sequence ATGAACACCACCACGCCTGCACAGGCGCCGCTGAAGCTCGCCGTCGTCCTCGCCAGCAACCGGGAGGGACGCTTCGGCCCGGTCGTCGCCGACTGGTTCCTCTCCCGGGCGGCGCTGCGCGACGACTTCGCGGTCGACTTCATCGACCTCGGCGAGACCGAGCTGCCGAGCGCCCTCTCCTACCGGCCCGGGCCCGAGGTCAGGGCCGTCCTCGACAAGGTCACCCCGGTGCTCGACGGGGCCGACGCGTACGTCGTCCTCACACCCGAGTACAACCACTCCTTCCCCGCCGTCCTCAAGTCCCTGATCGACTGGCACTACGGCGAGTGGCAGGCCAAGCCCGTCGGCTTCGTCTCCTACGGGGGGATGTCCGGCGGCCTGCGCGCCGTCGAGCAACTGCGGCAGGTCTTCGCCGAGATGCACGCGGTCACCGTCCGCGACACCGTCTCCTTCCACAACGCGGGCGCCCACTTCGACGACGAGGGCAACCACCGCGACCCGGCGGGCCCGGACGCCGCCGCCAAGACGATGCTCGACCAGCTCGCGTGGTGGGCGTCCGCGCTGCGCGGTGCCAAGGCGGTGCACCCGTACGGCGCCTGA
- the cutA gene encoding divalent-cation tolerance protein CutA: MEQGPAAPPLLAVTTTTDSAEKARRLAQGAVEARLAACAQISAPVTSVYHWQRAIETAEEWQVVFKTTPACYDALEAHLTAAHDYDTPEIVAVPVVRAAAGYTAWVRAETTAP; this comes from the coding sequence GTGGAGCAAGGACCCGCCGCGCCGCCACTGCTGGCCGTGACGACCACCACCGACAGCGCCGAGAAGGCACGCCGCCTGGCCCAGGGGGCCGTCGAGGCCCGGCTCGCCGCCTGCGCGCAGATCTCCGCCCCGGTGACCTCCGTCTACCACTGGCAGCGGGCCATCGAGACCGCCGAGGAGTGGCAGGTCGTCTTCAAGACCACCCCGGCCTGCTACGACGCCCTCGAAGCGCACCTGACGGCCGCGCACGACTACGACACCCCGGAGATCGTCGCCGTGCCGGTGGTCCGCGCGGCCGCCGGCTACACGGCCTGGGTCCGTGCGGAGACCACGGCCCCGTGA
- a CDS encoding gamma-glutamylcyclotransferase family protein — protein sequence MTVELPFFVYGTLRPGERNHDLFLAGRTTRERPATLHGALLYEGPGYPYAVDDPAGSGRVAGTVVTAAPGEYAALLRTLDGLEEYIAPGHPRNLYERVAREVVPADGPAARAWVYVAAPGIARALAGSGVPVPSGDWSAHTRGPA from the coding sequence GTGACCGTCGAGCTCCCCTTCTTCGTCTACGGCACACTCCGCCCGGGCGAACGCAACCACGACCTGTTCCTGGCCGGCCGCACCACCCGCGAACGCCCGGCGACCCTCCACGGAGCACTGCTCTACGAGGGCCCCGGCTACCCCTACGCCGTGGACGACCCGGCCGGCTCCGGCCGCGTCGCGGGCACCGTCGTCACGGCGGCACCCGGGGAGTACGCGGCGCTGCTGCGCACCCTCGACGGGCTGGAGGAGTACATCGCACCCGGCCACCCGCGCAACCTCTACGAACGCGTCGCCCGCGAGGTCGTCCCCGCGGACGGGCCCGCGGCCCGTGCCTGGGTGTACGTCGCCGCCCCCGGGATCGCCCGCGCGCTGGCCGGGTCCGGGGTACCGGTCCCGTCCGGCGACTGGTCCGCTCACACCCGCGGCCCGGCCTGA
- a CDS encoding molybdopterin oxidoreductase family protein, protein MRDETTDTHCPYCALQCGMKLRAAPDSADGAERTVEVVERTEFPVNRGALCGKGRTAPAVLSSRVRLTGPLVRSHATGRLEEATWEEALRTIADKLGRSRAEHGPDAVGVFGGGGLTNEKAYTLGKFARVALGTSQIDYNGRFCMSSAAAAHTRAFGLDRGLPFPLEDIPRTGCVILVGSNLAETMPPALRYLTELKENGGRLIVVDPRRTRTAEQADLHLAPRPGTDLALALGLLHIVVAEGRTDDAFIGERTAGWPEARAAAMAHWPELVERITGVGVPQLREAARMFCDAPTGMVLTARGPEQQSKGTDTVGAWINLCLATGRAGRPLSGYGCLTGQGNGQGGREHGQKADQLPGYRKLDDPAARAHVAEVWGVPPESLPGPGRSAYELLDALGRDVKSLLLMGSNPVVSAPRAAHVEERLRSLDFLAVADVVLSETAALADVVLPVTQWAEETGTMTNLEGRVLLRRRALTPPAGVRSDLEVLHALAALLGHEKGFPTDAEEVFDELRRASAGGPADYSGITYRRIAEEDGVFWPCPDGAGDAPHPGTPRLFLDRFATPDGLARFVPVTHRPAAEEPDAEYPVLLTTGRVVAQYQSGAQTRRVDELTAAAPGPFVELHPQMAERLGVAEGDPVAVVSRRGRAEGPARVTNGIRPDTVFMPFHWPGAGRVNTVTNPALDPTSRMPEFKVCAVRVEVAGRGPGAGTG, encoded by the coding sequence ATGCGCGACGAGACCACCGACACCCACTGCCCCTACTGCGCGCTGCAGTGCGGCATGAAGCTGCGCGCCGCGCCGGACTCGGCGGACGGCGCCGAACGGACCGTCGAGGTGGTGGAGCGCACCGAATTCCCCGTGAACCGGGGGGCGCTGTGCGGCAAGGGCCGTACCGCGCCCGCTGTTCTCTCCTCCCGGGTGCGCCTGACCGGGCCGCTCGTCCGATCCCACGCCACCGGCCGGCTCGAGGAGGCCACCTGGGAGGAGGCACTGCGTACGATCGCCGACAAGCTGGGCCGCAGCCGGGCCGAGCACGGCCCCGACGCGGTGGGCGTCTTCGGCGGCGGCGGGCTGACCAACGAGAAGGCGTACACGCTCGGCAAGTTCGCGCGGGTCGCCCTCGGCACCTCCCAGATCGACTACAACGGCCGCTTCTGCATGTCCTCGGCGGCGGCCGCGCACACCAGGGCGTTCGGCCTCGACCGCGGGCTGCCGTTCCCGCTGGAGGACATCCCGCGGACCGGCTGTGTGATCCTCGTCGGCTCCAACCTCGCCGAGACCATGCCGCCCGCGCTGCGCTACCTCACCGAGCTGAAGGAGAACGGGGGCCGGCTGATCGTCGTCGACCCCCGGCGCACCAGGACGGCCGAGCAGGCCGATCTGCATCTGGCACCGCGGCCCGGCACCGATCTGGCGCTCGCCCTGGGGCTGCTGCACATCGTGGTCGCCGAGGGGCGCACCGACGACGCCTTCATCGGGGAGCGGACCGCCGGCTGGCCCGAGGCGCGCGCCGCGGCGATGGCGCACTGGCCGGAGCTGGTGGAGCGGATCACCGGTGTCGGGGTGCCCCAGCTCCGGGAGGCGGCGCGGATGTTCTGCGACGCGCCGACCGGGATGGTGCTGACCGCGCGCGGCCCCGAGCAGCAGTCCAAGGGCACCGACACCGTCGGCGCCTGGATCAACCTCTGCCTGGCGACGGGCCGCGCCGGCCGGCCGCTGTCCGGCTACGGCTGCCTCACCGGGCAGGGCAACGGGCAGGGCGGCCGTGAACACGGCCAGAAGGCCGACCAGTTGCCGGGCTACCGCAAGCTGGACGACCCGGCCGCCCGCGCCCATGTCGCCGAGGTCTGGGGCGTGCCGCCCGAGTCGCTGCCCGGCCCCGGGCGCAGTGCCTACGAACTCCTGGACGCGCTCGGCCGGGACGTGAAGTCGCTGCTGCTGATGGGCTCCAACCCGGTGGTCTCCGCGCCGCGCGCGGCCCATGTCGAGGAACGCCTGCGGTCGCTGGACTTCCTGGCCGTCGCGGACGTCGTCCTGTCGGAGACGGCCGCACTCGCGGACGTGGTGCTGCCGGTCACCCAGTGGGCCGAGGAGACCGGCACCATGACCAATCTGGAGGGCCGGGTGCTGCTGCGGCGCAGGGCGCTGACCCCGCCGGCGGGGGTGCGCAGCGATCTGGAGGTGCTCCACGCGCTGGCCGCTCTGCTGGGCCACGAGAAGGGCTTCCCCACCGACGCGGAGGAGGTCTTCGACGAACTGCGCAGGGCGTCCGCGGGCGGCCCGGCCGACTACTCGGGCATCACCTACCGCAGGATCGCGGAGGAGGACGGGGTCTTCTGGCCCTGTCCGGACGGGGCGGGAGACGCGCCCCACCCCGGGACGCCCCGCCTCTTCCTGGACCGGTTCGCGACGCCGGACGGCCTGGCCCGCTTCGTGCCGGTCACCCACCGGCCCGCCGCGGAGGAGCCGGACGCCGAGTACCCGGTGCTGCTGACCACCGGCCGGGTGGTGGCCCAGTACCAGTCGGGGGCGCAGACCCGCAGGGTGGACGAGCTGACCGCGGCCGCGCCGGGGCCGTTCGTCGAGCTGCATCCGCAGATGGCGGAGCGCCTGGGGGTGGCGGAGGGCGATCCGGTGGCCGTCGTCTCGCGCCGCGGGCGGGCGGAGGGCCCGGCCCGGGTGACCAACGGGATCCGGCCGGACACGGTGTTCATGCCGTTCCACTGGCCGGGGGCGGGGCGGGTCAACACGGTGACCAATCCGGCGCTGGATCCGACGTCGCGGATGCCGGAGTTCAAGGTGTGCGCGGTGCGGGTGGAGGTGGCGGGGCGGGGGCCGGGGGCCGGTACGGGGTGA
- a CDS encoding TIGR03086 family metal-binding protein, with the protein MNNDVTVLLARHAEALALFTERVHAVRPDQWDEPTPCTEWSVRDLVNHLTAEQLWVPALVTDGSGPDDVGDSFDGDVLGERPRVTWDAAARAARNAFAAEGALERTVELSYGPTPAVAYCAQMTADAVVHAWDLSRAIGAPEHLPHDLVAFALDEVTPYADGLADSGLFAPPVEPPPADTPQSRLLAMLGRRG; encoded by the coding sequence ATGAACAATGACGTGACAGTGCTGCTCGCCCGGCACGCCGAGGCTCTCGCCCTGTTCACCGAGCGGGTGCACGCCGTCCGGCCGGACCAGTGGGACGAACCGACGCCGTGCACCGAGTGGTCCGTACGCGATCTCGTCAACCACCTCACCGCCGAACAGCTCTGGGTGCCCGCCCTGGTGACCGACGGCTCCGGCCCGGACGACGTCGGCGACTCCTTCGACGGCGATGTGCTCGGCGAGCGGCCCCGGGTCACCTGGGACGCCGCCGCCCGCGCCGCGCGGAACGCCTTCGCCGCGGAGGGCGCGCTGGAGCGCACGGTCGAGCTGTCGTACGGACCGACCCCGGCGGTCGCCTACTGCGCCCAGATGACGGCGGACGCGGTGGTGCACGCCTGGGACCTGTCCCGGGCGATCGGCGCGCCGGAGCACCTCCCCCACGACCTGGTCGCCTTCGCCCTGGACGAGGTCACCCCGTACGCCGACGGCCTCGCCGACTCGGGTCTCTTCGCCCCGCCCGTCGAACCGCCGCCCGCGGACACCCCGCAGTCCCGTCTGCTGGCGATGCTCGGCCGGCGGGGCTGA
- a CDS encoding SanA/YdcF family protein yields MQRIRRWWAAGGPRRRRRAIQAVMAGCVLALLPSTWMHAAADGRVRPAGDVPAREVAVVFGAGLWDGRPTPYLAHRLDTAAELYRTGKVKVVLVTGDNSRAEYDEPDAMRGYLTGLGVPDDRIVSDYAGFDTWDSCARARRIFGVERAVLVTQGFHIRRAVTLCRSAGIDAYGVAVAEPHDATWYYGGVRELFAAGKASLDAAFRPDPHFLGDEERGVHDALAAAGH; encoded by the coding sequence ATGCAGCGAATCCGCAGGTGGTGGGCGGCAGGCGGGCCGCGCCGCAGACGACGTGCGATCCAGGCCGTCATGGCGGGGTGCGTGCTCGCGCTGCTGCCGTCGACCTGGATGCACGCCGCCGCCGACGGCAGGGTGCGCCCGGCCGGCGACGTGCCCGCGCGCGAGGTGGCCGTCGTCTTCGGCGCGGGGCTGTGGGACGGGCGGCCGACGCCGTATCTCGCGCACCGCCTCGACACGGCCGCCGAGCTGTACCGGACGGGCAAGGTCAAGGTCGTCCTGGTCACCGGCGACAACAGCCGCGCCGAGTACGACGAGCCGGACGCGATGCGGGGCTACCTCACCGGGCTCGGGGTGCCGGACGACCGGATCGTCAGCGACTACGCCGGGTTCGACACCTGGGACTCCTGCGCGCGGGCGCGCAGGATCTTCGGCGTGGAGCGGGCGGTGCTGGTGACGCAGGGCTTCCACATCCGGCGGGCCGTCACCCTGTGCCGGTCCGCCGGGATCGACGCGTACGGCGTCGCGGTGGCCGAACCGCACGACGCGACCTGGTACTACGGCGGTGTGCGGGAGCTGTTCGCGGCGGGCAAGGCGTCGCTCGACGCGGCGTTCCGGCCCGACCCGCACTTCCTCGGCGACGAGGAGCGCGGCGTCCACGACGCCCTGGCGGCGGCGGGGCACTGA
- a CDS encoding sirohydrochlorin chelatase, producing MPPTSQRPALVAVAHGSRDPRAVRTVTALLDRVRELRPGLDVRLGHIELNEPLLDATLDGLAGAPAVLVPLLLSRGYHVKHDLPRAAERVPGADIRVAAPLGPHPLLAEVLAARLAEAGWREEDNGSRRAAVVLASAGSRDPESAEDTRHAAALLAERLRVPVVPAYASALAPTVPAAVRALTARGRHRVAVASYFAAPGLFATRSAEAAPWIAAQPLGVHPALARLLLHRYDRSLTAAHRPRTLTAA from the coding sequence ATGCCCCCGACCTCCCAGCGGCCCGCCCTCGTCGCCGTCGCCCACGGCAGCCGTGACCCGCGCGCCGTGCGCACCGTCACCGCGCTCCTCGACCGGGTCCGTGAGCTCCGCCCCGGCCTCGATGTCCGTCTCGGCCACATCGAGCTGAACGAGCCCCTGCTCGACGCCACCCTCGACGGCCTCGCGGGCGCGCCCGCCGTTCTCGTCCCCCTGCTGCTCAGCCGCGGGTACCACGTCAAGCACGACCTGCCGCGGGCGGCCGAGCGGGTGCCCGGCGCCGACATCCGCGTCGCCGCGCCCCTCGGCCCGCATCCGCTGCTCGCCGAGGTGCTGGCCGCCCGGCTGGCGGAGGCCGGCTGGCGCGAGGAGGACAACGGCAGCCGCCGGGCCGCGGTGGTGCTCGCCTCCGCCGGTTCGCGCGACCCGGAGTCGGCCGAGGACACCCGCCACGCCGCCGCCCTGCTCGCCGAGCGGCTCCGGGTGCCCGTCGTCCCCGCGTACGCCTCCGCCCTCGCGCCGACCGTCCCCGCCGCCGTGCGCGCGCTGACGGCCCGCGGACGCCACCGCGTCGCCGTGGCCTCCTACTTCGCCGCGCCTGGCCTCTTCGCGACCCGCAGCGCCGAGGCGGCGCCCTGGATCGCCGCGCAGCCGCTCGGCGTCCACCCGGCCCTCGCCCGCCTGCTCCTCCACCGCTACGACCGGTCCCTGACCGCCGCCCACCGCCCGCGCACCCTCACCGCGGCCTGA